The DNA window CAGTTATGCGACTGCTCTATAGTAATTTCGTAATGATCCTTCTGGGTTACTTCCTCGTGATCGAAGCAGTGCTTCAGTGAATAGAAGAGGGCCCCTTCCGGGAGTTCCTTGTCCATCTTGCAGTTTATAGTAAGCCTGGATCGTTTACTGCGCAGCTTGAACTGCCTGTGGCTCCCGCTTATTCTGACGAGATACCAGCCATTGTTCTCAACAAGGAACTTGATTACCTCTCTTACCTTCATCGCACCATCCTCTCCACGATATTGTTGGTATTTTCTCTTTATTCGGCGTCCTTGCGGTACATCAGAACATTGTCGAACTCACTCCCCGTCATGTTTTGGTCCAG is part of the Thermodesulfobacteriota bacterium genome and encodes:
- a CDS encoding type II toxin-antitoxin system HicA family toxin, which codes for MKVREVIKFLVENNGWYLVRISGSHRQFKLRSKRSRLTINCKMDKELPEGALFYSLKHCFDHEEVTQKDHYEITIEQSHNCFSAYCPDLPGCVAVGDTLEETKELMLDSLRLHLEGLRQDGVLVAEPVNTSAFFEIRQAS